The sequence GCTAACCAATGCAAACGCCCCAGCGGGTTTTCAGCTGGGGCGTTTCGTTTATTTCAATAGGCTCAATATGTAGCGCTGGCTATCCACCCATCCACTCCCCCTACCGCCTTACCCGCTCCCGCAGACGGGCGGCCAGCTGCTTTGCCTCCGGTATCGGCAGCAAAAATGCCCCCACTGTAAACACCAGCAGCCCCACCCCTCCAGGGATCACCAGTTGCAGCGCCAGCACCCCCAAGCCCTCGGTGCCCAGCCAGATTTCGAGCCCTTGCAGGGTGCCCCAGGCGGCGGTGCCCGAGACAAAGCTTAAGAGGGTCAGGAGTGCGATCGCCCCTGCCCATTCCCCCAGCGGCAGCCCCCGCAGCTTGCGGTGCAAAATCGCCGTCAGCGCCAGGGTCGAAAACACATTTACCCCCACCGTGGCCAACACCAGACCCGGTGCCCCCAGCCAGCGAATGAAGAAAAAGTCGAGCACCCCATTCAGCACAATGTTAATCAGGCTAATGCGAAAGGGGGTTTGGCCGTCGCCTATGGCATAAAACACCCGCACCAGCACGTCGCGGGCCAGGTACACAAACATGCCAATGCCGTAGACCATCAGCAACGACGTCACCAGGTTTGAGGCGTCTTGGTCGAACGCTCCGCGCTCGTAGATCACTCGCACAATCGGCAGCGCCAGCACCACAAACAGCGCTCCCAGCGGCAGCATCGTTAGCGCCGTAAACAGCAGGCTCTGGCGAATGCGAGTCTTTAGCTCTGGCCAGTTTTCGGGTGCGGCCAGCCGGGCAAACATCGGCAAAAACGGCACCAAAATCACGTTCGAAATAATGCCCAAGGGCGTCTGCACCAGCAAATTTGCGTAGCTCAGCGCCGCTGCCGTGCCTGGTATAAACGAGGCAAAGAACAGGTCGGTAAACAGGTTGATTTGCAGCATCCCCGACGACAGCGTGGCGGGCACCAGCACCCGCATCACCTCACGCACCCCCGGAATCGACCAGTCAAACCGCAGGCGTGGTCGCCCCAGCCCCGACTTCCACAGGGCTGGAATTTGGGCCAGCCACTGCAACACCGCGCCGCCCAGGGTGCTGGCGGCCAGCACCGCGCCGCCCAGCAGGTAAAACTCTGGATTGGTGATGTCGCCGCCGATCGCACCGTAGAGCAGCCCCAGCCCCACCAGCACCGCCCCGCTAGAGAATATTGGGCTGATCGAGGGCAGCCAAAACTGGCTATCGGCATTCAGCGCCCCAAAGCCAATGCCAATCAGCCCCGCCAGCAGCGCCATCGGCGACATAATCCGCAGTTGCAGCACGGCGATGTCTCGGGCCACTGTGTCGGTCAGCGACAAACCGGGGGCAATGGTATCGATAATTGGCCCCGCCAGCACCACCAGCAGCAGCGACACCCCGATCAAAATCAGCCCCACCAGGGTGTTGACCGCCTCGATCAGTTTGGCGGTGTCTTTGCGGTCTTGCCGCGCTACCACACTGACTATCGCACTGTGAAACGGCCCGTTGATGCCCCCCAGCAAAATCAGCAAAAAGCCAGGAATAATATAGGCAAAGCTGTAGGCGTCGGCCACTGGCCCCACCGCAAAGGCCGCCCCGATCGCCTGCTGGCGAAACAGCCCCACAAACTTACTAATGATCGTAGCGACGGCCACAATGCCCGCAATGTTGGCGAGAGAACGAGAAGGTTTTGCGTCTGACACAGGGCCTCGGCGGGGGTAAACAGCATCTGAGCCACAGTCGGCCTCCAGAACCATCCCTCATTTAACTGCATAATTGAACTAGGCCGAACTGGTGGGTAAACAACTATGGTGCAAGCCCCATCTACATCCCTAACCCTAGAAGACTTTCTAGCTCGCTATGGCGATGACCCTCGCTACGAACTGATCGACGGAGAGCTGCGCGATTTGGAACCCACTGGCCCCCACGAGTCGGTCGCTGGCAAGGTAGTGGGCTACCTGTTCGCCGAAATTCTGCGGCGTGGGGAGCGGTGGACGATTCCGAAGAACTGTTTGATTCAGCCCCCGGCTTATCAAGCCACCGCCCTGCGCCCAGACGTGATCATTCTGAATGAACCAGCCCTAGAGGCAGAACCCCTGTGGCAGCGAGAGCCCATTGTGACCTCGGGCCAGCCCATTGTCATGGTGGTGGAGGTGGTCAGCACCAATTGGCAAGATGACTATGCCCGCAAGGTAGAAGACTATGCCCTGCTCGGCATCATCGAATACTAGATTCTGGATTTTCGGGGGTTAGGCGGGGTGGAATTTATTGGCCGACCCAAGCAGCCCAGCCTGACGGTGTGCCAACTGGCGGGGCCAGATTATAAAAAGCAGATTTATCGACAGGGGGATGCGATCGCATCCCACCAATTCCCTGACCTAAAGCTGCGGTTAGCCGACGTAATGCCCTAGGCCAAGGGTGTTCTCCCTTGTGACTTCAGAGCAAGTGTTAAAGTCTTACCACGCAAAGCTTTCTCCCTCGACCCATGTATGACCTTGTTTCAGCCGCCCTGGGGGCACAGCAGCTGACCCAGGCGGCTCAGCTCATCAAGCAGTGGCAGCAAAAGAACCCTCAAGACCCGTGGCTTAAGCTGGCGATGGGGCAATACTGGGAGGCCAAAACCGAGCTAGAAAAAGCCCAGGTCATCTACACGCGGCTGCTGCAAAGCACTGCCAACCCCAAAGTGCTCAGCCAGGCCCGCGAGGGCGTGCAGCGGGTGCGCGATCGCCTAGCCCAGCAGCGAGAGCACGACCTCAGCGCCGCCAAGCAGCAGCCGGGGGCCGAGGCGGCAGCGGTACTGGTGCTAGAGCCGGTGACAGGCTCTGAACGCGAGGCGGCTGCCCAGGGCCTTGCCCGTGTCATGCAGATCGACGCCTACACCGCCAGAACTCGACTGCCTAGCAAGCACTGGCGGCTGCTGCGGGTCGGGCCAGCGGGAGAACTCCAATACTTTTGCGAACAGCTCAAGGCCGGGGGCACTCCGGCCTGCTGGGCGACGGCCAAGCAGGTCAAGGAGCTATCGACCTTTCGGGTAGAGTCTATTCAAGCGGTAGACCCACAGCTCACCTTAGTTTGCCAAAGTAGCACCGGTCAGCGGGGCACTATTCAACTCGCCTGGCGCGACATTACCCAGTGGGTAGTAGGTCAACTGCCGATCTACGAATCGGTGGTTGACCTGGATGCCCGAGGCAAGCTCAAACGCAAAGATGCCACCCAAGACTATGGCGAAATTATCGATTGGCATTTGCACGGGCGGGGATGCATTTTGCGGTTCTGCGATCGCACCTACAAATACCGCGACGCCATACCGCTGCCGCCCGCTGAAGCTTTCCCATCACCACTGATTGCCGCCACCGCCTGGAAGGCCATGAAGCGCTACTTCGCCGACTGCATTTTGGCTGCGCCCAGAACCGACTTCAGTGGCTTTGGCGAGGGTGCCCTCGATTTTATTGATCTGCTGCCACCCTTTGAAACCCATATAGAGCTGGGGCGATCGCTGCCTTCGCCCTGGGATGGGGCCTTTCACCTGTACAGCAGTCTGCGGTTTCTGGCGGCTAGCCCCACCCCCTAAAGACCAAGCAAAAACAAAGCCAGAGATACCAATGGCATCCCTGGCTTAGATAGGTACTGTAACCCGCTAATGTAGGCGCGATCGCACCTGTCTTAGACCTATCTTGCCTTAACCTGCTTAGCCATATCCATAAAGGGAGACAGGCTGGGGCCAGGGCGACGGCGGCGGGGCATGGCTGTCCCCACGCTGGTGAGGTAGTTGCTGGCAAAGCCGGTGGGCGCGGGCGCAATGGCGGTAGTTGCCACGGGCGCAAGAGCCGGAGCTGCTGGAGCCGCCGGAGCTTGGGTTTTAGCTGGTGTTTTAGTCGCGGCCTTGGCTGGGGCAGCGGCCACTGGCTCAGCCTTAGCTGCAGGAGCCGGGTCAGCGGAGGGCAGGCTATCGCTGACGGCTTCCTCTAGCTCCAAGAAAAACTCAGACTTTTTGCCCCCACTAACCAGACCAGCGACGGCCTTAAAGATGCCGCCCAGCAGTCCAAAGATAGTCCCAAAAATAGACTTGATTAAACCCATGGGTATGTCCTTGATGTATCTGCGTTTCTGCTTTGATTATCAAGTTCCGTTACGCCCTCTCACAAGGAAAGGCGACATCTAGACAAAAAAGTTAACACTGGCTCTCACATTCAATCGGCACGCCCGTGACGGGATAACCCGCAGCCCTACAGCCCACCCGCCTGAGCCCAAACACTCATTTCTTCGCCTCAAACACCGCCAGAGCATTTTTTTGCCTAGGAAGCAAATCTGTATAAGCAGACCCTTTACTTTACTTAAAACTTCGTTACGATAACTAATAACGATGTTAACTTTTCTTAATCCCCATGATTGCTCAGCAACGCATCCTATCCTTGGGCGGGCTTGCGCTTCAGCCCAATCAGTCCACCAACATGGCCTTTCAGATTTCTTGGACAATTCTGAGAGTTGTGGCCGGTGTTGTGATGGTTCATAACGGTCTTGACAAGCTAGCTAACATTGAGAGCTTTGCCCAGGCCTACGTCGCCTACCTGGGTCTGCCCTTTCCCATTACCCTCAGCTACATGGCCGCTTTCACCGAGTTGATTGGGGCTCCCCTGGTGGCTCTAGGACTGTTTACCCGGCCTGCTGCTCTGGGTCTGTTTTTCACCATGACGGTGGCCATGTATCACCACATCAAGGTGGCGGGCTTTAGCATTCCTTACCTAGAACTGTCGGCCATCTACGCAGCTACCTTCCTGTTCTTTGTAATCAACGGCGGTGGTCGGTTTTCTGTGGATGCGCTGCTGGCCAATGTGCTCAACGGGCTGCGTACCAACCAGACCA is a genomic window of Nodosilinea sp. E11 containing:
- the murJ gene encoding murein biosynthesis integral membrane protein MurJ, producing the protein MSDAKPSRSLANIAGIVAVATIISKFVGLFRQQAIGAAFAVGPVADAYSFAYIIPGFLLILLGGINGPFHSAIVSVVARQDRKDTAKLIEAVNTLVGLILIGVSLLLVVLAGPIIDTIAPGLSLTDTVARDIAVLQLRIMSPMALLAGLIGIGFGALNADSQFWLPSISPIFSSGAVLVGLGLLYGAIGGDITNPEFYLLGGAVLAASTLGGAVLQWLAQIPALWKSGLGRPRLRFDWSIPGVREVMRVLVPATLSSGMLQINLFTDLFFASFIPGTAAALSYANLLVQTPLGIISNVILVPFLPMFARLAAPENWPELKTRIRQSLLFTALTMLPLGALFVVLALPIVRVIYERGAFDQDASNLVTSLLMVYGIGMFVYLARDVLVRVFYAIGDGQTPFRISLINIVLNGVLDFFFIRWLGAPGLVLATVGVNVFSTLALTAILHRKLRGLPLGEWAGAIALLTLLSFVSGTAAWGTLQGLEIWLGTEGLGVLALQLVIPGGVGLLVFTVGAFLLPIPEAKQLAARLRERVRR
- a CDS encoding DoxX family protein is translated as MAFQISWTILRVVAGVVMVHNGLDKLANIESFAQAYVAYLGLPFPITLSYMAAFTELIGAPLVALGLFTRPAALGLFFTMTVAMYHHIKVAGFSIPYLELSAIYAATFLFFVINGGGRFSVDALLANVLNGLRTNQTNGKRASLEDVFQRSDKAKSPL